A stretch of Aphelocoma coerulescens isolate FSJ_1873_10779 chromosome 1A, UR_Acoe_1.0, whole genome shotgun sequence DNA encodes these proteins:
- the LOC138100149 gene encoding P2Y purinoceptor 1-like, which yields MERKNTAWNLDFCKTDNSNLSKTGILHGQMMNGTCTIFSCNRNPKPEWYCYLLILVCLFTLLTGFLGNILALRHYVYCMKTWTTNTIFLFNLALCDFTWTLMAPFSVYYNIQKIAVYFSQVFYQIIGLFFSINIYGSVYFLTLISFDRYIGAVHPITSLTWWDKEKAMFCTIGVWIFIVIASMPEIYYTVAARRQHDIIHYLDSSEEPFQFAVPFMVSKIVLRFLLPASVIFTCYVLTLKALLQLSKRQQRRNRLVRPLLLISATMIVFAVSFTPYHVMMMVILIYRITCQSPCENISTLSAIYKVTEIICSINSCLDPIIFTIANKTFYQTIKSIKCHPKCQYCCCLTGKVRDIPLNLRTMT from the coding sequence GCATACTCCATGGACAGATGATGAATGGTACATGCACTATTTTCAGTTGCAACAGAAATCCTAAGCCAGAGTGGTACTGTTATTTGCTGATTCTGGTTTGCCTTTTCACTTTATTAACAGGATTTCTAGGCAATATACTCGCACTACGACATTATGTTTACTGCATGAAGACATGGACTACCAATACCATATTTCTCTTTAATTTGGCACTGTGTGACTTTACTTGGACTCTCATGGCACCTTTTTCAGTATACTATAACATCCAGAAGATAGCTGTCTATTTCAGCCAAGTGTTTTATCAGATCATAGGACTATTTTTTAGTATTAATATCTATGGAAGTGTGTATTTCCTGACACTCATCAGCTTTGACAGATACATAGGTGCTGTTCATCCCATCACTTCATTAACATGGTGGGACAAAGAAAAGGCCATGTTTTGTACCATCGGGGTATGGATCTTCATAGTGATTGCATCGATGCCTGAGATTTACTACACAGTTGCAGCTAGAAGACAGCATGACATCATTCATTACCTGGATAGCAGTGAAGAACCATTCCAATTTGCAGTGCCGTTCATGGTCTCCAAAATTGTATTGAGATTTCTTCTTCCAGCCTCAGTCATCTTTACATGCTATGTGTTGACTCTCAAAGCCTTACTACAGCTCAGTAAACGTCAGCAAAGAAGGAACAGACTTGTTAGGCCTCTGTTACTGATTTCAGCTACTATGATTGTATTTGCTGTTTCTTTCACACCTTACCATGTTATGATGATGGTGATACTAATTTACAGAATTACTTGTCAATCACCCTGTGAGAATATAAGCACACTAAGTGCCATTTACAAAGTCACAGAGATCATCTGCAGCATCAATAGTTGCCTTGACCCAATCATTTTTACAATAGCAAATAAGACATTCTATCAAACAATTAAAAGTATAAAATGTCATCCCAAATGCCAGTACTGCTGTTGTCTGACAGGAAAGGTAAGGGACATCCCTCTGAACCTGAGAACAATGACTTAA